The following proteins are encoded in a genomic region of Dyadobacter sp. UC 10:
- a CDS encoding DNA alkylation repair protein gives MELYRSPAEAMKLMRYFKTGEGEYGEGDIFMGVRMGQIFALAKAYLAMPLEEVEKLLQSPIHEIRTGALSIINQQARSKKAPMVHRKKMYELYLRNTTRINNWDLVDICAPHVVGGYLYLSGEPRDILYELALSENVWERRTAIVSTGYFIKQGDLGDTFRISELLLKDKHDLIHKATGWMLRSAGQVHRPQLLNFLDKYAAIMPRTLLRYSLEHFEQPLRSHYMGLKNVK, from the coding sequence ACCGGTCACCAGCGGAAGCTATGAAGCTGATGCGGTATTTTAAGACAGGCGAGGGAGAGTATGGGGAAGGCGATATTTTCATGGGGGTTAGGATGGGACAAATATTCGCTCTTGCCAAAGCCTACCTGGCTATGCCGCTGGAAGAAGTGGAGAAACTTTTACAAAGTCCGATTCACGAGATACGGACAGGCGCATTGAGTATCATTAATCAGCAAGCCAGAAGTAAAAAAGCCCCGATGGTTCATCGGAAGAAGATGTACGAGCTATATCTGCGTAATACCACGCGTATCAATAACTGGGACCTGGTGGATATCTGCGCCCCTCACGTAGTAGGAGGGTATTTGTATCTGTCGGGAGAGCCGAGAGATATTTTGTACGAACTCGCGTTATCGGAAAATGTTTGGGAGCGCCGTACAGCTATTGTGAGCACCGGCTATTTCATTAAACAGGGCGATCTTGGAGATACTTTTCGAATTTCCGAGCTGCTGCTGAAAGACAAACATGATCTGATCCATAAAGCCACTGGCTGGATGTTACGCAGCGCGGGACAGGTTCACCGCCCGCAACTGCTTAACTTCCTCGATAAATATGCCGCCATCATGCCCAGAACGCTTTTACGCTATTCGCTAGAGCATTTCGAACAGCCGCTTCGGAGCCACTATATGGGGCTCAAAAACGTAAAATGA